From a single Chitinophaga sp. Cy-1792 genomic region:
- a CDS encoding GNAT family N-acetyltransferase, translating into MNDFLFNHAHRYSKELLTVTYLVETDTETVAFFSLLNDKISFEDASSKNQWKKIQGHLHGKKRTPANSFPAAKIGRLGVTDSIQNQGIGASILDFIKNLFLNNNKTGCKFITVDAYHQSVKFYEKNGFRYFPAKSTDGHTAMMYFDLIYLD; encoded by the coding sequence TTGAATGATTTCTTATTCAATCATGCTCATAGATATTCAAAGGAGTTATTAACAGTAACCTATCTTGTAGAAACTGATACTGAAACTGTAGCTTTCTTCAGTTTACTGAATGACAAAATTTCATTTGAGGATGCAAGTAGCAAAAATCAATGGAAGAAAATACAGGGTCATTTGCACGGTAAAAAAAGAACACCTGCGAATAGTTTCCCAGCTGCAAAAATAGGCCGTTTGGGTGTTACAGATTCTATCCAAAATCAAGGTATTGGTGCCTCCATACTGGATTTCATAAAGAATCTTTTTCTAAATAACAACAAAACCGGTTGTAAATTTATCACTGTAGATGCATATCACCAATCGGTCAAATTCTATGAAAAGAATGGCTTTAGATATTTTCCGGCCAAATCAACAGACGGCCATACAGCAATGATGTATTTTGATTTAATATATCTTGATTAA
- a CDS encoding DUF4159 domain-containing protein, whose translation MAGNTFTFVRLRYHSGDWDTDQRMPSNILNSLIEYTTIPVAMQEKVIDLSSPEIFQYPFCYLSGHKLVQFDSKEAANFKQYVQHGGFVFVDDCNHDIDGLFARSFEKQMAALFGANALKKIPNNHAIYHSFFKFEQGPPNTSFELNGWGDDLVHEYLKAIEVNGRIGVLYSNKDYGCEWDYDFRNKRFLAEDNTKFGINIIVYALQ comes from the coding sequence ATGGCTGGGAATACATTTACATTTGTCCGACTACGATATCATTCCGGCGACTGGGATACCGACCAGCGCATGCCTTCCAATATTCTCAATTCGTTGATAGAATATACCACGATTCCTGTAGCTATGCAGGAGAAGGTCATTGATTTGAGTAGTCCGGAGATTTTTCAGTATCCTTTCTGCTACCTGAGCGGGCATAAACTGGTACAGTTCGACAGTAAGGAGGCGGCCAATTTCAAACAATATGTGCAGCATGGCGGATTTGTATTTGTGGACGACTGCAACCATGATATAGACGGGCTGTTTGCCAGGTCTTTCGAAAAACAGATGGCGGCGCTGTTTGGCGCTAATGCATTAAAAAAAATCCCCAACAACCATGCGATTTATCACTCCTTTTTCAAGTTTGAGCAGGGTCCGCCGAATACTTCCTTTGAACTGAATGGCTGGGGCGACGACCTGGTACATGAGTATTTAAAGGCTATTGAAGTGAATGGTCGTATAGGCGTATTGTATAGCAATAAAGACTATGGATGTGAGTGGGATTATGATTTTCGCAACAAGCGATTCTTAGCGGAAGATAATACGAAATTCGGCATCAATATAATCGTGTATGCATTACAGTGA